The segment GTTTGTCGTTGGCGGTAGCCTACTTATTCCACCGTCTGATTGAACGTCATTTTATCCCTCGTGCCAGTTCAGCGCGCGTGTCAGCTCCAACCGTCCCCATCGTAGCGCTCAATGGCTCGGTGGCGTCCGTAGCTTAAACCCTGTACCGCCAGGCTTGATGGAATTCTTGATTATCATCGCCGGTGTCTGTGGATTGGTTTGGGCCACCTGGTTCATTCTGCGCGGCTCTTTGGTGGGTGGTTGCCTGGGTCTCATCCTGATTGCCAACGTGTTCGGTTATTGGTTTTGGCATAATGATGGTGGAATTCCGGTCACCGTGGACCGTGCGCTTCTGGTGTTGTTGTTTGTCGCCTACGGGCTGCGTAAACGATTCGGTGCTACCGAACCCAAGCCGTTGATTCGCGCGGATTGTGTTTTATTCGCGCTGCTTGTGGTTCTAACCTTCAGTACCTTCACCCACGACTGGAGTTTTGAAAAAGGGGAGCCGCTCACGCACCTGGTGATCTACTGGATCATTCCGGGATCGATCTATTGGATTGCCCGCCAATCCCCCTTGAGCGAACAAAACATTCGGGGAATCTTTATCGCCTTGGCATTGTTCGGCGCTTATCTGACTGTGACGGGCCTGCTGGAGGCTCTAGGCCAATGGTCGCTGGTGTTTCCTCAATATATTGCCTCGCCCAAGCATCAATATTTTGGTCGCGTTCGAGGACCATTCCTCAACCCCGTCGCCATGGGAATTTACCTTGCCACGGCAATTGCGGCCGCACTGATGCTTTGGCCGCGCCTGGGCCGTTTTGGGCAATTGTCGTTACTGTTGTTTTCATCCATCGCGGGCGCGGCATTCCTGGCGACGCTCACTCGAAGCGTGTGGTTAGGCGGTGCGCTGGCGAGCGCCATTTTCTTGGCCCTGATCACGCCCCGTCCGTGGCGCTTTTTGCTGTTCGGAGTTGGCTCCGTGCTGCTGGCGGCCGTATTCATGATGAAAACCGACAGCATCTGGAACATCAAGCGTGATGAGAACCTGGGCGCTGCTGCAGCGG is part of the Pirellulales bacterium genome and harbors:
- a CDS encoding O-antigen ligase family protein encodes the protein MEFLIIIAGVCGLVWATWFILRGSLVGGCLGLILIANVFGYWFWHNDGGIPVTVDRALLVLLFVAYGLRKRFGATEPKPLIRADCVLFALLVVLTFSTFTHDWSFEKGEPLTHLVIYWIIPGSIYWIARQSPLSEQNIRGIFIALALFGAYLTVTGLLEALGQWSLVFPQYIASPKHQYFGRVRGPFLNPVAMGIYLATAIAAALMLWPRLGRFGQLSLLLFSSIAGAAFLATLTRSVWLGGALASAIFLALITPRPWRFLLFGVGSVLLAAVFMMKTDSIWNIKRDENLGAAAAAESAELRPILANVAWNMFQDRPLLGFGFGQYDRERLPYLADRSSELPLDKSRPYVQHNAFLALLTDTGLAGTSLFALLLILWISNARKLWTNPSAPLVFRQVGLVFMVIMGVYLPNAMFHDTSIIDGLNLLIFFMAGLTSGLVAKIADHTSANEPGVQNRRFQLAC